The Mangifera indica cultivar Alphonso chromosome 8, CATAS_Mindica_2.1, whole genome shotgun sequence genome has a window encoding:
- the LOC123222862 gene encoding cadmium-induced protein AS8, with translation MVVMIIKGLFRRYARWNPVHPTRGAFWGMGVGIGCGVGWGPGFGPEVIGYVGAGCGVGFSVGFTLAGFGIGLPANFIVQLHNNAINATRSRAFELALSNAKNIAGDGWNRISCVQREATARFSSFKQTSDVHVKSIRESFGRSVVCFFGPRKGPTD, from the exons ATG GTAGTGATGATAATAAAAGGGCTGTTCAGGAGATACGCGAGATGGAACCCAGTGCATCCAACACGTGGAGCATTTTGGGGGATGGGCGTTGGGATTGGGTGCGGCGTCGGGTGGGGTCCCGGCTTTGGGCCGGAGGTGATTGGCTATGTTGGAGCCGGGTGTGGCGTTGGGTTCAGTGTTGGCTTCACTTTAGCTGGTTTTGGCATTGGTCTGCCGGCGAACTTTATCGTTCAACTTCATAATAATG CTATTAATGCAACAAGAAGTCGTGCGTTTGAGTTGGCTTTATCAAATGCGAAAAATATTGCTGGAGATGGGTGGAATCGTATTTCTTGCGTTCAAAGAGAAGCTACTGCAAGATTCTCTAGCTTCAAGCAAACCAGTGATGTCCATGTTAAGTCTATACGGGAAAGTTTTGGAAGATCTGTTGTTTGTTTTTTCGGGCCCAGAAAAG GTCCAACGGATTAA
- the LOC123222798 gene encoding growth-regulating factor 5-like, which produces MIKMVRHRHSQRRKHKHKIVFVRCASNRSTASESTGGMHLSSSTSAFTVSQWHELEHQALIFKYLKAGLPVPPDLLDPIRRSLQLISSSLFHHPALGYYGKKIDPEPGRCRRTDGKKWRCSKDAHPDSKYCERHMNRSRYRSRKPVESQNGTTAAQNPIANSTYLSRSPYCITNKDYRCVQGMKPEVDDGVFPMASESVRSFGINSSVDGAWHLTACEIPSNRLSDQRNGAFLQTSSSTVQMLQDFEPITTEAAISKQQQHYLFGRGFGSPRSVKPENQSLQSLPNELPKTIDFGYYLDDQRANKNSLSATQLSMSVPVASSEFFPRPTQSSKDTSMEKFLS; this is translated from the exons atgataaaaatggtGCGTCATCGTCATTCTCAAAGAAGAAAGCACAAACATAAAATAGTATTTGTGAGATGCGCAAGTAACAGATCCACCGCCTCGGAGTCCACTGGAGGCATGCATCT TAGTAGTTCTACCTCAGCTTTTACGGTGTCGCAGTGGCACGAGCTTGAGCATCAAGCTCTTATCTTCAAGTACCTCAAAGCCGGCCTCCCCGTTCCCCCTGATCTCCTCGACCCGATTCGTCGGAGCCTTCAGTTGATCTCTTCAAGTTTGTTCCACCACCCGGCTT TGGGGTATTATGGGAAGAAAATTGATCCGGAGCCGGGGAGGTGCCGGAGAACTGATGGCAAGAAGTGGAGGTGCTCCAAAGATGCACATCCGGACTCCAAGTATTGTGAGCGGCACATGAACCGAAGCCGTTACCGTTCAAGAAAGCCTGTGGAATCACAAAATGGGACCACCGCTGCCCAAAATCCCATCGCTAATTCAACCTATCTCTCACGCTCTCCCTATTGTATTACTAATAAGGACTACAG GTGTGTCCAAGGAATGAAGCCTGAAGTAGATGATGGTGTCTTTCCAATGGCATCAGAGAGTGTGAGGAGTTTTGGGATAAATTCTTCTGTAGATGGTGCATGGCATCTTACAGCATGTGAAATTCCCTCAAACCGTTTATCAGATCAGAGAAATGGTGCATTTCTTCAAACAAGCAGCTCCACTGTGCAGATGCTACAAGATTTTGAACCAATTACTACTGAAGCAGCAATATCAAAACAACAGCAACATTATCTATTTGGCAGGGGGTTTGGCTCACCAAGGTCTGTCAAACCAGAGAATCAATCCCTTCAGTCTCTTCCAAACGAGTTGCCTAAAACCATAGATTTCGGTTACTATCTGGATGATCAGAGAGCTAATAAGAATTCATTATCCGCAACTCAGCTATCAATGTCTGTCCCAGTGGCTTCTTCTGAATTCTTTCCAAGGCCTACTCAATCTTCAAAGG ATACCTCTATGGAAAAGTTTCTGAGCTAG